A part of Periophthalmus magnuspinnatus isolate fPerMag1 chromosome 14, fPerMag1.2.pri, whole genome shotgun sequence genomic DNA contains:
- the map7d2a gene encoding MAP7 domain-containing protein 2a isoform X1 — protein MSTTMAKTTASSANQDLLGLEQKMAPPSVSLLEKKSPTNGHSSPARTGKTTPSNTEKKPQINGHASPLHVQVNSTNKTMPEGYMKTDDRVRLAKERREERERSLVAREQMIKEKERRAQLQYERTLEERCRRLEEQRLREEQRRAAVEEKRRQQLEEERERLEARIKRSLERSLQLEQRSRRWGRGYPGAGDCENASLPSAASAFPHGIASPIPAVSESAPCSPHRSPYRMDHSRVVLQGGSQSTPNTPKKQRLQKYRNASPGYGSPLRRSESPAAVKHTTSRTSNVVSKMRTHSPNTLHQNQNSPVRQNANTSKGVKKAEEVKEKHNKLSKNESPQRTVQAERSNADPKSKGGPQGVKVNMTEKYHSPESKSKGGHPNVQEADKNKDTVPSTSSGKVVTGTTSEEEATRLLAERRRLARVLKEQEEKKKAQEEEERLKKEPEKKPIAQQQQEAKVEAQKEDIKKVENLKNANQINGEKEHVMQNGKEEKAKALTPEETGQQQQERELQKQQEEEERQLRKKRIEEIMKRTRKGEGDLKVEESAGADTGEIQVSVDGKGMEQTEQKVEVQIKSEVVSTLLKKEGLTTDQKENSKSEDILKADIQKPEETQQCSDNKKCTPKKGMDQCKQSNASIKMANQINKAVKRESSGELVKRVVKSETNHVTTEVSRHQTLHVSKTEVNGASQNQVTKPLVTPLPLGHLTPPIIKLAPLDVSGTNSGDEVQSMEVSPVSKEELISIPEFSPVNDDPNSGLSNSKALEDLMDLTGSVNPRLSPQNHIGDCNQNLIQGVVSPMSDSKLIRKSPPSPNKLTVK, from the exons ATGTCTACTACAATGGCGAAAACAACTGCATCATCTGCAAACCAAG aTTTGTTGGGGTTAGAGCAGAAGATGGCACCACCCTCAGTCTCTCTTCTTGAAAAGAAATCTCCAACAAATGGTCACAGCTCCCCAGCCCGAACTGGCAAAACTA CTCCCTCAAACACAGAGAAGAAGCCACAAATAAATGGTCATGCATCCCCTTTACATGTTCAAGTGAACAGCACTAACAAAACAA TGCCAGAGGGTTATATGAAGACTGACGACAGGGTACGTTTGGCCAAGGAAAGGcgtgaagaaagagagagaagtctTG TGGCCCGAGAGCAGATGATTAAAGAGAAAGAACGGCGTGCACAACTGCAGTATGAGCGCACACTGGAGGAGCGATGTCGACgtctggaggagcagaggctgaGGGAGGAGCAGCGCCGAGCCGCAGTGGAGGAGAAAAGAAGGCAGCAGctcgaggaggagagg GAGAGACTTGAGGCACGAATAAAGAGGTCTCTGGAACGCAGTCTTCAGctggagcagaggagtagaCGATGGGGCAGAGGATACCCAGGCGCAG GTGACTGTGAGAATGCTTCTCTCCCCTCCGCTGCCTCCGCCTTTCCCCATGGCATTGCCTCCCCTATTCCTGCTGTCAGCGAATCTG CGCCCTGCAGCCCGCACAGGTCCCCGTACCGCATGGATCACAGTAGAGTAGTTCTACAAGGAGGCTCTCAGTCCACCCCGAACACCCCTAAA aAACAGCGCTTGCAGAAATATAGAAATGCCTCTCCAGGTTATGGTTCCCCTTTGAGGAGGTCTGAATCTCCAGCTGCAGTCAAACACACAACTTCTCGTACATCCAA TGTTGTATCAAAGATGCGTACTCATTCACCCAACACCTTACACCAAAACCAAAACTCTCCAGTAAGACAAAATGCAAATACCTCAAAGGGCGTCAAGAAAGCAGAAGAGGTgaaggaaaaacacaacaaactcTCCAAAAATGAAAGTCCTCAGAGGACTGTTCAAGCTGAAAGAAGCAATGCTGATCCCAAAAGTAAAGGTGGGCCTCAGGGAGTAAAAGTGAACATGACTGAAAAGTACCACTCTCCTGAAAGTAAAAGCAAAGGAGGTCACCCAAATGTCCAGGAAGCAGACAAGAATAAAG ATACTGTCCCGAGCACATCTTCTGGGAAGGTGGTTACGGGTACGACCAGTGAGGAGGAGGCCACGAGACTGTTAGCTGAACGTCGGCGCCTGGCTCGAGTTCTGaaggaacaggaggagaagaagaaagcacaagaggaagaagaaag ACTGAAAAAGGAACCAGAGAAGAAACCAATTGCACAGCAACAACAGGAAGCAAAAGTTGAAGCACAAAAAGAAGATattaaaaaagtagaaaatctgaaaaatgcAAATCAAATAAATGGGGAAAAAGAGCACGTGATGCAAAATGGCAAAGAG GAAAAGGCCAAAGCACTGACACCTGAAGAGACAGGACAGCAACAACAAGAACGAGAGCTTCAGAAGCaacaagaagaggaggagagacagctgcgcaaaaag AGAATTGAAGAAATAATGAAGCGAACCCGGAAAGGGGAAGGGGACTTGAAG gtggaggagagTGCCGGGGCAGACACAG GGGAAATACAAGTCAGTGTTGATGGTAAGGGGATGGagcaaacagaacaaaaggttGAGGTGCAAATCAAAAGTGAAGTTGTTAGCACTCTGTTGAAGAAAGAAGGACTGACCACTGATCAAAAGGAAAACTCCAAAAGTGAGGATATCTTAAAAGCAGATATCCAAAAGCCAGAAGAGACCCAGCAGTGCAGTGACAACAAGAAATGTACACCAAAGAAAGGCATGGATCAATGTAAGCAGAGCAATGCAAGTATTAAAATGGCAAACCAAATAAACAAGGCAGTTAAAAGAGAAAGCAGTGGGGAGCTGGTGAAGAGAGTCGTGAAAAGTGAGACTAATCATGTGACCACAGAAGTTAGCAGACACCAAACTCTGCATGTGTCAAAGACTGAGGTCAACGGGGCATCCCAGAACCAAGTGACTAAACCCTTGGTGACCCCCCTCCCTTTGGGACACCTTACTCCCCCCATCATCAAACTCGCACCTCTGGATGTATCCGGGACAAACTCTGGGGATGAGGTGCAATCAATGGAAGTCAG TCCAGTGTCAAAAGAAGAACTCATCTCAATCCCAGAGTTTTCTCCAGTAAATGACGATCCAAACAGTGGCTTGAGTAACAGCAAGGCCCTTGAAGACTTGATGGATCTGACAGGAAGTGTGAACCCGCGGCTCTCCCCTCAAAACCACATTGGGGACTGTAACCAAAATCTTATCCAAGGTGTGGTCAGCCCAATGTCTGATTCAAAACTCATCAGGAAGTCACCTCCATCCCCAAATAAACTCACTGTTAAGTAA
- the map7d2a gene encoding MAP7 domain-containing protein 2a isoform X4, with protein MSTTMAKTTASSANQDLLGLEQKMAPPSVSLLEKKSPTNGHSSPARTGKTTPSNTEKKPQINGHASPLHVQVNSTNKTMPEGYMKTDDRVRLAKERREERERSLVAREQMIKEKERRAQLQYERTLEERCRRLEEQRLREEQRRAAVEEKRRQQLEEERERLEARIKRSLERSLQLEQRSRRWGRGYPGAGDCENASLPSAASAFPHGIASPIPAVSESAPCSPHRSPYRMDHSRVVLQGGSQSTPNTPKKQRLQKYRNASPGYGSPLRRSESPAAVKHTTSRTSNVVSKMRTHSPNTLHQNQNSPVRQNANTSKGVKKAEEVKEKHNKLSKNESPQRTVQAERSNADPKSKDTVPSTSSGKVVTGTTSEEEATRLLAERRRLARVLKEQEEKKKAQEEEERLKKEPEKKPIAQQQQEAKVEAQKEDIKKVENLKNANQINGEKEHVMQNGKEEKAKALTPEETGQQQQERELQKQQEEEERQLRKKRIEEIMKRTRKGEGDLKVEESAGADTGEIQVSVDGKGMEQTEQKVEVQIKSEVVSTLLKKEGLTTDQKENSKSEDILKADIQKPEETQQCSDNKKCTPKKGMDQCKQSNASIKMANQINKAVKRESSGELVKRVVKSETNHVTTEVSRHQTLHVSKTEVNGASQNQVTKPLVTPLPLGHLTPPIIKLAPLDVSGTNSGDEVQSMEVSPVSKEELISIPEFSPVNDDPNSGLSNSKALEDLMDLTGSVNPRLSPQNHIGDCNQNLIQGVVSPMSDSKLIRKSPPSPNKLTVK; from the exons ATGTCTACTACAATGGCGAAAACAACTGCATCATCTGCAAACCAAG aTTTGTTGGGGTTAGAGCAGAAGATGGCACCACCCTCAGTCTCTCTTCTTGAAAAGAAATCTCCAACAAATGGTCACAGCTCCCCAGCCCGAACTGGCAAAACTA CTCCCTCAAACACAGAGAAGAAGCCACAAATAAATGGTCATGCATCCCCTTTACATGTTCAAGTGAACAGCACTAACAAAACAA TGCCAGAGGGTTATATGAAGACTGACGACAGGGTACGTTTGGCCAAGGAAAGGcgtgaagaaagagagagaagtctTG TGGCCCGAGAGCAGATGATTAAAGAGAAAGAACGGCGTGCACAACTGCAGTATGAGCGCACACTGGAGGAGCGATGTCGACgtctggaggagcagaggctgaGGGAGGAGCAGCGCCGAGCCGCAGTGGAGGAGAAAAGAAGGCAGCAGctcgaggaggagagg GAGAGACTTGAGGCACGAATAAAGAGGTCTCTGGAACGCAGTCTTCAGctggagcagaggagtagaCGATGGGGCAGAGGATACCCAGGCGCAG GTGACTGTGAGAATGCTTCTCTCCCCTCCGCTGCCTCCGCCTTTCCCCATGGCATTGCCTCCCCTATTCCTGCTGTCAGCGAATCTG CGCCCTGCAGCCCGCACAGGTCCCCGTACCGCATGGATCACAGTAGAGTAGTTCTACAAGGAGGCTCTCAGTCCACCCCGAACACCCCTAAA aAACAGCGCTTGCAGAAATATAGAAATGCCTCTCCAGGTTATGGTTCCCCTTTGAGGAGGTCTGAATCTCCAGCTGCAGTCAAACACACAACTTCTCGTACATCCAA TGTTGTATCAAAGATGCGTACTCATTCACCCAACACCTTACACCAAAACCAAAACTCTCCAGTAAGACAAAATGCAAATACCTCAAAGGGCGTCAAGAAAGCAGAAGAGGTgaaggaaaaacacaacaaactcTCCAAAAATGAAAGTCCTCAGAGGACTGTTCAAGCTGAAAGAAGCAATGCTGATCCCAAAAGTAAAG ATACTGTCCCGAGCACATCTTCTGGGAAGGTGGTTACGGGTACGACCAGTGAGGAGGAGGCCACGAGACTGTTAGCTGAACGTCGGCGCCTGGCTCGAGTTCTGaaggaacaggaggagaagaagaaagcacaagaggaagaagaaag ACTGAAAAAGGAACCAGAGAAGAAACCAATTGCACAGCAACAACAGGAAGCAAAAGTTGAAGCACAAAAAGAAGATattaaaaaagtagaaaatctgaaaaatgcAAATCAAATAAATGGGGAAAAAGAGCACGTGATGCAAAATGGCAAAGAG GAAAAGGCCAAAGCACTGACACCTGAAGAGACAGGACAGCAACAACAAGAACGAGAGCTTCAGAAGCaacaagaagaggaggagagacagctgcgcaaaaag AGAATTGAAGAAATAATGAAGCGAACCCGGAAAGGGGAAGGGGACTTGAAG gtggaggagagTGCCGGGGCAGACACAG GGGAAATACAAGTCAGTGTTGATGGTAAGGGGATGGagcaaacagaacaaaaggttGAGGTGCAAATCAAAAGTGAAGTTGTTAGCACTCTGTTGAAGAAAGAAGGACTGACCACTGATCAAAAGGAAAACTCCAAAAGTGAGGATATCTTAAAAGCAGATATCCAAAAGCCAGAAGAGACCCAGCAGTGCAGTGACAACAAGAAATGTACACCAAAGAAAGGCATGGATCAATGTAAGCAGAGCAATGCAAGTATTAAAATGGCAAACCAAATAAACAAGGCAGTTAAAAGAGAAAGCAGTGGGGAGCTGGTGAAGAGAGTCGTGAAAAGTGAGACTAATCATGTGACCACAGAAGTTAGCAGACACCAAACTCTGCATGTGTCAAAGACTGAGGTCAACGGGGCATCCCAGAACCAAGTGACTAAACCCTTGGTGACCCCCCTCCCTTTGGGACACCTTACTCCCCCCATCATCAAACTCGCACCTCTGGATGTATCCGGGACAAACTCTGGGGATGAGGTGCAATCAATGGAAGTCAG TCCAGTGTCAAAAGAAGAACTCATCTCAATCCCAGAGTTTTCTCCAGTAAATGACGATCCAAACAGTGGCTTGAGTAACAGCAAGGCCCTTGAAGACTTGATGGATCTGACAGGAAGTGTGAACCCGCGGCTCTCCCCTCAAAACCACATTGGGGACTGTAACCAAAATCTTATCCAAGGTGTGGTCAGCCCAATGTCTGATTCAAAACTCATCAGGAAGTCACCTCCATCCCCAAATAAACTCACTGTTAAGTAA
- the map7d2a gene encoding MAP7 domain-containing protein 2a isoform X3 yields the protein MSTTMAKTTASSANQDLLGLEQKMAPPSVSLLEKKSPTNGHSSPARTGKTTPSNTEKKPQINGHASPLHVQVNSTNKTMPEGYMKTDDRVRLAKERREERERSLVAREQMIKEKERRAQLQYERTLEERCRRLEEQRLREEQRRAAVEEKRRQQLEEERERLEARIKRSLERSLQLEQRSRRWGRGYPGAAPCSPHRSPYRMDHSRVVLQGGSQSTPNTPKKQRLQKYRNASPGYGSPLRRSESPAAVKHTTSRTSNVVSKMRTHSPNTLHQNQNSPVRQNANTSKGVKKAEEVKEKHNKLSKNESPQRTVQAERSNADPKSKGGPQGVKVNMTEKYHSPESKSKGGHPNVQEADKNKDTVPSTSSGKVVTGTTSEEEATRLLAERRRLARVLKEQEEKKKAQEEEERLKKEPEKKPIAQQQQEAKVEAQKEDIKKVENLKNANQINGEKEHVMQNGKEEKAKALTPEETGQQQQERELQKQQEEEERQLRKKRIEEIMKRTRKGEGDLKVEESAGADTGEIQVSVDGKGMEQTEQKVEVQIKSEVVSTLLKKEGLTTDQKENSKSEDILKADIQKPEETQQCSDNKKCTPKKGMDQCKQSNASIKMANQINKAVKRESSGELVKRVVKSETNHVTTEVSRHQTLHVSKTEVNGASQNQVTKPLVTPLPLGHLTPPIIKLAPLDVSGTNSGDEVQSMEVSPVSKEELISIPEFSPVNDDPNSGLSNSKALEDLMDLTGSVNPRLSPQNHIGDCNQNLIQGVVSPMSDSKLIRKSPPSPNKLTVK from the exons ATGTCTACTACAATGGCGAAAACAACTGCATCATCTGCAAACCAAG aTTTGTTGGGGTTAGAGCAGAAGATGGCACCACCCTCAGTCTCTCTTCTTGAAAAGAAATCTCCAACAAATGGTCACAGCTCCCCAGCCCGAACTGGCAAAACTA CTCCCTCAAACACAGAGAAGAAGCCACAAATAAATGGTCATGCATCCCCTTTACATGTTCAAGTGAACAGCACTAACAAAACAA TGCCAGAGGGTTATATGAAGACTGACGACAGGGTACGTTTGGCCAAGGAAAGGcgtgaagaaagagagagaagtctTG TGGCCCGAGAGCAGATGATTAAAGAGAAAGAACGGCGTGCACAACTGCAGTATGAGCGCACACTGGAGGAGCGATGTCGACgtctggaggagcagaggctgaGGGAGGAGCAGCGCCGAGCCGCAGTGGAGGAGAAAAGAAGGCAGCAGctcgaggaggagagg GAGAGACTTGAGGCACGAATAAAGAGGTCTCTGGAACGCAGTCTTCAGctggagcagaggagtagaCGATGGGGCAGAGGATACCCAGGCGCAG CGCCCTGCAGCCCGCACAGGTCCCCGTACCGCATGGATCACAGTAGAGTAGTTCTACAAGGAGGCTCTCAGTCCACCCCGAACACCCCTAAA aAACAGCGCTTGCAGAAATATAGAAATGCCTCTCCAGGTTATGGTTCCCCTTTGAGGAGGTCTGAATCTCCAGCTGCAGTCAAACACACAACTTCTCGTACATCCAA TGTTGTATCAAAGATGCGTACTCATTCACCCAACACCTTACACCAAAACCAAAACTCTCCAGTAAGACAAAATGCAAATACCTCAAAGGGCGTCAAGAAAGCAGAAGAGGTgaaggaaaaacacaacaaactcTCCAAAAATGAAAGTCCTCAGAGGACTGTTCAAGCTGAAAGAAGCAATGCTGATCCCAAAAGTAAAGGTGGGCCTCAGGGAGTAAAAGTGAACATGACTGAAAAGTACCACTCTCCTGAAAGTAAAAGCAAAGGAGGTCACCCAAATGTCCAGGAAGCAGACAAGAATAAAG ATACTGTCCCGAGCACATCTTCTGGGAAGGTGGTTACGGGTACGACCAGTGAGGAGGAGGCCACGAGACTGTTAGCTGAACGTCGGCGCCTGGCTCGAGTTCTGaaggaacaggaggagaagaagaaagcacaagaggaagaagaaag ACTGAAAAAGGAACCAGAGAAGAAACCAATTGCACAGCAACAACAGGAAGCAAAAGTTGAAGCACAAAAAGAAGATattaaaaaagtagaaaatctgaaaaatgcAAATCAAATAAATGGGGAAAAAGAGCACGTGATGCAAAATGGCAAAGAG GAAAAGGCCAAAGCACTGACACCTGAAGAGACAGGACAGCAACAACAAGAACGAGAGCTTCAGAAGCaacaagaagaggaggagagacagctgcgcaaaaag AGAATTGAAGAAATAATGAAGCGAACCCGGAAAGGGGAAGGGGACTTGAAG gtggaggagagTGCCGGGGCAGACACAG GGGAAATACAAGTCAGTGTTGATGGTAAGGGGATGGagcaaacagaacaaaaggttGAGGTGCAAATCAAAAGTGAAGTTGTTAGCACTCTGTTGAAGAAAGAAGGACTGACCACTGATCAAAAGGAAAACTCCAAAAGTGAGGATATCTTAAAAGCAGATATCCAAAAGCCAGAAGAGACCCAGCAGTGCAGTGACAACAAGAAATGTACACCAAAGAAAGGCATGGATCAATGTAAGCAGAGCAATGCAAGTATTAAAATGGCAAACCAAATAAACAAGGCAGTTAAAAGAGAAAGCAGTGGGGAGCTGGTGAAGAGAGTCGTGAAAAGTGAGACTAATCATGTGACCACAGAAGTTAGCAGACACCAAACTCTGCATGTGTCAAAGACTGAGGTCAACGGGGCATCCCAGAACCAAGTGACTAAACCCTTGGTGACCCCCCTCCCTTTGGGACACCTTACTCCCCCCATCATCAAACTCGCACCTCTGGATGTATCCGGGACAAACTCTGGGGATGAGGTGCAATCAATGGAAGTCAG TCCAGTGTCAAAAGAAGAACTCATCTCAATCCCAGAGTTTTCTCCAGTAAATGACGATCCAAACAGTGGCTTGAGTAACAGCAAGGCCCTTGAAGACTTGATGGATCTGACAGGAAGTGTGAACCCGCGGCTCTCCCCTCAAAACCACATTGGGGACTGTAACCAAAATCTTATCCAAGGTGTGGTCAGCCCAATGTCTGATTCAAAACTCATCAGGAAGTCACCTCCATCCCCAAATAAACTCACTGTTAAGTAA
- the map7d2a gene encoding MAP7 domain-containing protein 2a isoform X2, which translates to MSTTMAKTTASSANQEQKMAPPSVSLLEKKSPTNGHSSPARTGKTTPSNTEKKPQINGHASPLHVQVNSTNKTMPEGYMKTDDRVRLAKERREERERSLVAREQMIKEKERRAQLQYERTLEERCRRLEEQRLREEQRRAAVEEKRRQQLEEERERLEARIKRSLERSLQLEQRSRRWGRGYPGAGDCENASLPSAASAFPHGIASPIPAVSESAPCSPHRSPYRMDHSRVVLQGGSQSTPNTPKKQRLQKYRNASPGYGSPLRRSESPAAVKHTTSRTSNVVSKMRTHSPNTLHQNQNSPVRQNANTSKGVKKAEEVKEKHNKLSKNESPQRTVQAERSNADPKSKGGPQGVKVNMTEKYHSPESKSKGGHPNVQEADKNKDTVPSTSSGKVVTGTTSEEEATRLLAERRRLARVLKEQEEKKKAQEEEERLKKEPEKKPIAQQQQEAKVEAQKEDIKKVENLKNANQINGEKEHVMQNGKEEKAKALTPEETGQQQQERELQKQQEEEERQLRKKRIEEIMKRTRKGEGDLKVEESAGADTGEIQVSVDGKGMEQTEQKVEVQIKSEVVSTLLKKEGLTTDQKENSKSEDILKADIQKPEETQQCSDNKKCTPKKGMDQCKQSNASIKMANQINKAVKRESSGELVKRVVKSETNHVTTEVSRHQTLHVSKTEVNGASQNQVTKPLVTPLPLGHLTPPIIKLAPLDVSGTNSGDEVQSMEVSPVSKEELISIPEFSPVNDDPNSGLSNSKALEDLMDLTGSVNPRLSPQNHIGDCNQNLIQGVVSPMSDSKLIRKSPPSPNKLTVK; encoded by the exons ATGTCTACTACAATGGCGAAAACAACTGCATCATCTGCAAACCAAG AGCAGAAGATGGCACCACCCTCAGTCTCTCTTCTTGAAAAGAAATCTCCAACAAATGGTCACAGCTCCCCAGCCCGAACTGGCAAAACTA CTCCCTCAAACACAGAGAAGAAGCCACAAATAAATGGTCATGCATCCCCTTTACATGTTCAAGTGAACAGCACTAACAAAACAA TGCCAGAGGGTTATATGAAGACTGACGACAGGGTACGTTTGGCCAAGGAAAGGcgtgaagaaagagagagaagtctTG TGGCCCGAGAGCAGATGATTAAAGAGAAAGAACGGCGTGCACAACTGCAGTATGAGCGCACACTGGAGGAGCGATGTCGACgtctggaggagcagaggctgaGGGAGGAGCAGCGCCGAGCCGCAGTGGAGGAGAAAAGAAGGCAGCAGctcgaggaggagagg GAGAGACTTGAGGCACGAATAAAGAGGTCTCTGGAACGCAGTCTTCAGctggagcagaggagtagaCGATGGGGCAGAGGATACCCAGGCGCAG GTGACTGTGAGAATGCTTCTCTCCCCTCCGCTGCCTCCGCCTTTCCCCATGGCATTGCCTCCCCTATTCCTGCTGTCAGCGAATCTG CGCCCTGCAGCCCGCACAGGTCCCCGTACCGCATGGATCACAGTAGAGTAGTTCTACAAGGAGGCTCTCAGTCCACCCCGAACACCCCTAAA aAACAGCGCTTGCAGAAATATAGAAATGCCTCTCCAGGTTATGGTTCCCCTTTGAGGAGGTCTGAATCTCCAGCTGCAGTCAAACACACAACTTCTCGTACATCCAA TGTTGTATCAAAGATGCGTACTCATTCACCCAACACCTTACACCAAAACCAAAACTCTCCAGTAAGACAAAATGCAAATACCTCAAAGGGCGTCAAGAAAGCAGAAGAGGTgaaggaaaaacacaacaaactcTCCAAAAATGAAAGTCCTCAGAGGACTGTTCAAGCTGAAAGAAGCAATGCTGATCCCAAAAGTAAAGGTGGGCCTCAGGGAGTAAAAGTGAACATGACTGAAAAGTACCACTCTCCTGAAAGTAAAAGCAAAGGAGGTCACCCAAATGTCCAGGAAGCAGACAAGAATAAAG ATACTGTCCCGAGCACATCTTCTGGGAAGGTGGTTACGGGTACGACCAGTGAGGAGGAGGCCACGAGACTGTTAGCTGAACGTCGGCGCCTGGCTCGAGTTCTGaaggaacaggaggagaagaagaaagcacaagaggaagaagaaag ACTGAAAAAGGAACCAGAGAAGAAACCAATTGCACAGCAACAACAGGAAGCAAAAGTTGAAGCACAAAAAGAAGATattaaaaaagtagaaaatctgaaaaatgcAAATCAAATAAATGGGGAAAAAGAGCACGTGATGCAAAATGGCAAAGAG GAAAAGGCCAAAGCACTGACACCTGAAGAGACAGGACAGCAACAACAAGAACGAGAGCTTCAGAAGCaacaagaagaggaggagagacagctgcgcaaaaag AGAATTGAAGAAATAATGAAGCGAACCCGGAAAGGGGAAGGGGACTTGAAG gtggaggagagTGCCGGGGCAGACACAG GGGAAATACAAGTCAGTGTTGATGGTAAGGGGATGGagcaaacagaacaaaaggttGAGGTGCAAATCAAAAGTGAAGTTGTTAGCACTCTGTTGAAGAAAGAAGGACTGACCACTGATCAAAAGGAAAACTCCAAAAGTGAGGATATCTTAAAAGCAGATATCCAAAAGCCAGAAGAGACCCAGCAGTGCAGTGACAACAAGAAATGTACACCAAAGAAAGGCATGGATCAATGTAAGCAGAGCAATGCAAGTATTAAAATGGCAAACCAAATAAACAAGGCAGTTAAAAGAGAAAGCAGTGGGGAGCTGGTGAAGAGAGTCGTGAAAAGTGAGACTAATCATGTGACCACAGAAGTTAGCAGACACCAAACTCTGCATGTGTCAAAGACTGAGGTCAACGGGGCATCCCAGAACCAAGTGACTAAACCCTTGGTGACCCCCCTCCCTTTGGGACACCTTACTCCCCCCATCATCAAACTCGCACCTCTGGATGTATCCGGGACAAACTCTGGGGATGAGGTGCAATCAATGGAAGTCAG TCCAGTGTCAAAAGAAGAACTCATCTCAATCCCAGAGTTTTCTCCAGTAAATGACGATCCAAACAGTGGCTTGAGTAACAGCAAGGCCCTTGAAGACTTGATGGATCTGACAGGAAGTGTGAACCCGCGGCTCTCCCCTCAAAACCACATTGGGGACTGTAACCAAAATCTTATCCAAGGTGTGGTCAGCCCAATGTCTGATTCAAAACTCATCAGGAAGTCACCTCCATCCCCAAATAAACTCACTGTTAAGTAA
- the pdha1a gene encoding pyruvate dehydrogenase E1 subunit alpha 1a: MLTNISNVLRACAQRHGAAAVMSARTYSDFTTEATFEIKKCDTFKLDEAPATQVVMTRDEGLQYYRIMQTMRRMELKADQLYKQKIIRGFCHLYDGQEACAVGIEAAINLSDHLITAYRAHGYTYTRGGTVKEIMAELTGRRGGIAKGKGGSMHMYTKHFYGGNGIVGAQVPLGAGVALACKYQGKNELCVCLYGDGAANQGQIFETYNMAALWKLPVIFICENNRYGMGTSVERAAASTDYYKRGEFIPGLRIDGMDVLCVREATRFAADHCRSGKGPILMELQTYRYHGHSMSDPGVSYRTREEIQEVRSKSDPISLLKDRMLSNNMASVEELKEIDIEVRKEIEDASQFATTDPEPPLEELCNHIYSNNPAIEVRGTNPWSKLKSVS, translated from the exons ATGCTGACCAATATCTCCAATGTGCTCAGAGCCTGCGCCCAGAGGCAT GGCGCTGCGGCGGTCATGTCAGCCCGCACCTACTCTGACTTCACCACTGAAGCAACATTTGAAATTAAG AAGTGTGACACATTTAAGTTGGACGAGGCTCCTGCCACTCAGGTGGTGATGACTCGAGATGAGGGGCTGCAGTATTATCGCATCATGCAGACCATGAGGCGCATGGAGCTGAAAGCCGATCAGCTGTACAAGCAGAAGATCATCAGAGGCTTCTGTCACTTATATGATGGCCAG GAGGCCTGTGCAGTTGGTATTGAAGCAGCCATTAATTTGTCTGACCACCTGATTACTGCATATCGGGCCCATGGTTACACCTATACTCGAGGGGGAACTGTGAAGGAGATCATGGCTGAGCTCACTG GGAGAAGGGGAGGTATAGCAAAGGGAAAAGGGGGTTCTATGCACATGTACACCAAACATTTCTATGGAGGAAATGGAATTGTTGGTGCTcag GTTCCTTTGGGAGCAGGTGTGGCTTTGGCCTGCAAGTATCAGGGCAAGAATgagctgtgtgtctgtctctatgGTGATGGAGCTGCTAACcag GGTCAGATTTTTGAAACCTACAACATGGCTGCTCTTTGGAAACTTCCTGTCATTTTTATCTGTGAGAACAACAGATATGGTATGGGAACATCAGTAGAGCGTGCGGCTGCCAGCACAGACTACTATAAGAGAGGAGAGTTCATTCCTGGTCTCAGG ATTGATGGTATGGACGTCCTGTGTGTTCGGGAAGCAACACGATTTGCAGCTGATCACTGTCGATCTGGAAAG GGTCCTATACTTATGGAGCTACAGACGTACCGCTACCATGGACACAGCATGAGTGATCCTGGTGTGAG ttatcgCACACGTGAGGAGATCCAGGAAGTCCGCAGCAAGAGTGACCCTATTTCTCTGCTGAAGGATCGTATGCTGAGCAATAATATGGCTAGTGTAGAAGAGCTTAAG GAAATAGACATAGAAGTTAGAAAAGAAATTGAAGATGCTTCACAGTTTGCTACCACAGATCCAGAACCGCCACTGGAAGAGCTGTGCAATCACATCTATTCCAACAACCCAGCAATCGAGGTGCGTGGAACCAACCCCTGGTCCAAGCTTAAATCTGTCAGctaa